AAACTTTGGCTTCGTTCCCGTTGGCGCCGTCAATCCCAACAATCCAAATTTGAATAATCGCTTTGGCGAAACTGCTGGTACGACAAATGGCGCTGCCGGACAATTTCCATTCGGACAAAATGGCGTCTTTCCAGGCTTCCAACCTTTGCCATTCCCCGCATTCCCTCAACCGGGGCAAGGAAACTTCCATGGAACGTCGATCAGTTCGACCATCAACTCgaagtaagtaattttttttcttcgtttaacttaaaaattagtattCATCGCTCGAGTCAAGAATGAAGAAAGACCTAAATTGAAGACAGTTGAAGTAAAAAATCCGTTTGtggttttttgttcttcagaATTTGCTGAAGAAAAGATGTGTCGTGAATATTTTAGTCGATTGTCTTCAATTGAcaaaggaatttttcgcgTTTCTTGATGATTCTTTGGTTtgcattaaaatgtaaattatttcgcTAAACATGAGATTATCTGATAGAAAAAGTAGATGATCTTTAATGGAATGTTAAGAAAAGTTATAAAAGTCTtcgttaaagttaatttttttaaatcgaataatttttaaaattttattaaaaataatatttgaagaataaattaaatttaaattaatttattaaatttttagtattttttttaaattaattttcatttaaataaaattgtttaaaaattaattttatttaaaaaaaaaattttttttttgctttaaattttaatttaaaatttaattaaaaataataaaataaaaaaattaaaataaaattttaaaaataaaaaaaattaaaatgattttaaaattttaatttaattgaaatttaattaatttaaattaaatttttaaattatttaatttttttaatttaatttttaaatttttaaaaattttttaaaaaacaaataaattaaatgaaaaataaataaaaaataaaaaatttaaataaaaaataaaaaaaatttatattaaaattatttttaaataattaattattttaattaaaattaaaaaaaaaaaaatttcgttaaaaattaattaattattttttaaattatttattaaatttattatttatttaatttattcaaaaaaaaaaaaaatatttaaaaatttatagccaaaaacgttaaaattttctttaaattcacaaaaagtcaatttttaacttaaaatcttttttcattaaatttaaaacacccTCAAGCATCTTCaacttttctcacaaaaactcACTTTCGGTTCACAAAAACCGGTCTATTCAACTTGTCATAAGGTTCaatcacttttctccatgaaattCCTGCTTCTCTTCGATATTTATGTCTTCCTTACGTACACACAGACTATTTATTGTTCACTTTGTtacaatatttaattacatCCGATATgtcaatttcttttctttgtaACCAAGAAGTAACAcaagttgactttttttcttctaaaacgCAAAAAAGTCGCAATGTTTGTTAATGAAACCAATAATTTCTTTGCGACATGACAACATAACGAAGcgtaaatgatgaaaaaattgctaattGTGTTCGcgaaggtaaaaaaaagtttgtaataAAAGGAAACAAAGCGCGATGGACAAACGATGTTTTCTGGAGCAAGTACATGaagttataataaataaatataaataaaaaaagaacaacaaaaaattccgtCATGTACAAGATGCTAAAGTCGCGAAACGATAGATAagaagacaatttttattacgcgtttatttttcttacataaTTCGCTCGAtgggtgagatttttttttgctattgagGGCAAACGTGTagcttgagaaaattttaacttaaggattttatttaaattttttattttattcgaaaaatgtgcattgggattttttttttattttcgtattttttaattaaaaaattctttagctttaatttttttgttcaaaattttttttaaaaaaattaaatttaaaaaaatattaaaattttgaatgtattaaagaaaattctctaaataattttttttaagtttcatcaaaatttgcattgggattttttgattttttttatatttgacttaaaaaaattattcaagcttttagttattttttagttcaattgaagaaaaaaattaaattaaaaaaatttaaaattttggctttttgaagaaattttttaaataatttttttatgatttatcaaaatttgcactgggatttttgaaattttcttatgcttaacttaaaaatgtgcaaaaaaatttttttttcttaatttcaacttaaataaaaggtttaagttttcttataaattttcaagattaatttttaaaaattaaaaaataagtcccagtgcatattttgatgattttcaaaaaaaattaagttctgagattttttaaaaaattatttaaataattaaaatttaattatttttaatattgcctttaaaaaaaattttaaattatttgttttttcaatcaatattaaaaacaataaaaataaaataaaaaaaaaataattaaaaaaataaatttaaaaaaatcccaatgcacatttttaatattttcgtaaaaacttaagaaatctttaagtcaaattaaaaagttacacGTTTGCGCcataaatgaagcaaaaacctaaaataaaggagaaaaagcaataaaaacagGGAATATCACGACTGCGAGATGCTTTCAAATCGTAATAACAATATAATTGCATCTCCTTCCTCCGTTCTTCTCATATTTGTCTTCTTCGTCGTTACATTGTTCtactgaaaaattctttaatgacTCGCCTATCTCGTAAACTGCCTTCTTTTGTGTTTTGCATTTACCGCACAGCGATCGTAATTACAAACCATTAGCAAGTCAAAGACCTTCATTACatcatttttacctttttttcgctctttTCAGCCCATCAGGCGGCGTCGGACAACGTTTCGGAGAGGAAAATGAGCAAACTATCGTAACGACAGTCAACAAAGACGGCAACGTCGAGGAGACAGTTACTCACATCAGACCCGATGGATCGACTTATACCACGCACAACAGACGCGGGCCAAATCGCGGGCAACAAGGACAACAAGGAAACAAGCAACAAAGCTCAACATCAACTTCCGGCTAAGAAAttcaatgcaaaaattgtGATGATGGATCGATGAAATTTaaagcatttaatttttctaaaaaaaaatattacaaaaaaattaaaataaattctgagcATTTTTctgagtaataaaaaaaaataaataataaaagtacatattgattgaaatttaaattttgcctcAATTTCTATTGTTTCTGAAGAGTATTTTGGTTTAAAAGAAGCCATTTAAATTTGCAGAAAAttaagtataatttttttaaaaattttttctcattttatatcattcgaaaaaataattaaattaaaaaaataaaataaaattaataaaaaaaatttttttaattaattaaattaaatttttttaattaaaaaattaatttaaatttaaaaaaaattttaatttaaaaaaatatttgaataaaattttattaaatttttttaaataatttaatttaatataatttaattttatttttaaaaatttaattaaataatttattaaataaaatttaataattattaaattttttaaaattataattaaaatttgtaaaaaaaattattttattatttttttttaaataaaattatttcttgaataaaatttaaaataaaaaaaaatctttaaaaaatttcctttaaataaataaaaaaaaattatttaattttttagaatttaatattttctcgatttttgattaaaaaagagattttatttcagaaaaaaagctttgaaagacaaaatttaaaaaaaatagtcaactaaaaaaattcttattcaaGTTAATTGTTAAACtattttataccaaaaattatttatttttattttcaattatttttctaccTTTCAAATCTTACCATTTTCATCTCTAAATCACTTTCGAATATATCTTTTACCCAAAAAATCCATTCTTTTCATCTTTATTCGTCACAAAAATAACGCAATTTTCTTTTGTCCTTCAATTCAGAGCCAAACAATACCAAAAATGACAACAAACAAAAGCAACGCAGCACCCCAATAAGCAGATGTGCGGTTACGATAAaccatttatttatcaacCGCACCACGAATTTGGCATTGTTCTTCCGAAATTTCATCTTAAAACGactcaaaagaagaaaaatcatcgaaaaggtgttgcatcattattttttgagaaatatctTGAAGCATGCGGTTACAAAAATGTGTTAGATCGCGCACACTTTCTTACCTacgaaatgttaaaaaaggaCACACGAcggattttttgtgattttaatcaaaaaacggacaattatttaatcaaatcaatcattttttgaggGCATTTTTTGTTACTGACGctcaaaaaggacaaaaattacgtaaaaaaacaaTGTTACTAATCAAACCTCTCTCAATCCCCGAAAGAGAGACAAACCTGCGATTTTATCTCGAACATGTCACGAGTCGTAATTGATTGAATTCCAAAATTACGGAAACCGCAGAGAGacaattttgacattaaatgATCGatgatcgaattttttttgtggcaaaaaaatattaaattaaaaaaataatgattttatgtaatttttcaagaaattttaatatttaaaaaaaaattaattatagataattgaattatttaattttgaaaattaattttaaaatgttagctaaataataaattataaaaataaaataaaatttaaatttaaaaaaaaaatcaaataatgttatgagatattttttaaatttaaatattttttaattttttttttttaaatttttgcaaaaataaaattaaattaattatttttttttttttaataatttaattttatttttttttaatttaaaattattttttttttatttttttttaataatttaaaaaaaaattttttttaaaatttttttaaataattttttcaaatttttttttattttttttatttttaaataatttttttttaatttttagttttttttttgaattgttgcaaatttcaataaatcaaatttaaacttgaaaaaaaaataataaaattcaattcaattcctATTAATCCCAAAATTAGTCCTTCACAGGAAAGGCGATAATTGTGCGTATAATAGCCGAGATCAAAGTGCCTTCGCTCGCCTTTGTTCCAAATTTATTCGGATTATTCGCAAACAAAAGGTGCTGACCAGTAGTTTCGCCCGATCGAGAGTTTGCATCGATCCCATTTTCAGCACAAAAGCGCAAACAATTGACACAATAAAACTGATGCGATAAAATTCGATGTTAACACCtccgaaatttttcaaaagtcatCTTCATAGATTTATGATGCAAAATTCCGAGTAAtcgatgtttatttatttttttcaattttttttggcacaaaTAAACATCTCacttaacaaaatttgatttttcgaccgagagagagagaaacatTTGCCGACACCAAGTCTACTATTGTTAtccgcaaaaatatttcattgtcGGCCCCTTTTTGTGTACCTTTCCCTTGAAAGTTgccgaaatttttgatataaagcCATAAAGTGAAGTGATTCtccttttttatgcaattcaTCGTCAACTCggttctattatttttttttctttgccaaaaaaaattgttgcctTTACCTCAAATTCGGATTTTTCAATAGATTGAGACGTTCTGTGCACGGAGCAATTACATGCATTAGACAAATTACAAAGAagtaagtaacaaaaaaagacgaaCATTGGCTCAGCAGgaattttgtgactttttattGCATCGGGTGTGAAACTGCACGAACAAAATAGGCACAAAGTGTGggaataattgtcaaaaaattttgataatttgccGTGAAATGGACAAACTTTTTGCTACTGAATTACTTGTAATTATGACAATTGTCGGAGCAAGTGTTCGAGAGTCCCCAAGGACACGTTTTGTTcggatttttaatgtttagaaGGATTATTTGAcaagtttacaaaaattttctcaaatgttgaatttataaaaaaagatgatgatgaagcaaattttttttataagtgagaaagagttgaaaatattttttttttataaaatttaaaatttttttaaaaccaataGCAACTTTTTTGTgcgctttaaatttattttttgataattttattttttaatagaaaaaaattaattttaaaaattaaaaaaaaaaaatttttaattctaaattaataattttgaataattaaaaaaaaatttattgatttgtgaaattaaaaaaaaaaataaaaataaaaaattaatataaattttaattaaaaatgaaataataaaaattataaaaaaaataatatatattttttgaaaaaaaataatattttcttgaaaaaaattaaaaacataaaataaaatttaaattttaacttaaaactttttaaaaacaaaattaaaaaaaaatctcaatttttatttttttaaagtaaacttagcattttttgtcaaaattcaaattctttcaaaattttatctttaaaaaaaatgtgccttTGTGACTTGATTCCTCGTTGTGAAAAATGTTGCGGTCTAAATTTACGAACTTCTGCCTTCATCGTCGGTTTATTGCAACTAATTTGCTGTTTTCTCCATATTCCAATCATTTTAATCTTCTACTACGATGTCCTTCATGACGAAATGGATGCCGAAGCAAAACTTGAAGAGTCTAAACACGTTTTGAGAGGAATTGCTGAAGTTTTGCTCGTTTTTGGACAAACTTTTGTGATGTGCACGACGGTTTCTTTGCTGATAGGAGTCAtcaaggtaagaaaatttgaaaggattttaatgaatttggactaaaattaaaatcattttgattaatttgacAGCAAAATGTACAATTTGTGGGTCCTTATTTGTATTATGGGATAATTTATGTCATACTGTTTGTGGTTTATGTCGTTCTGAAGGCATCTGAAAGCGCGCCGGCTTGGTTTGTTGTTGCACATTGCTTTTTGTTAAGTAagttcaattattttgaatttttaaaaaataattttacaattttcttttgttaaaattaaagatatttggcaatttttgttcatttttcaagaaaataattttttatataaaaatttattgttatttatttatttattggatttaaaaaaaatattaatatttaattttttaaaaaaatatttcgttcagtaaaaaaatcaaatttaaaattattttcttaaatatataaaaaaaattttagctataaatacaaatttaataaaatttaaaaattaaaaaaaaaacaaaaattttattttttaaataatttgattaaaattttagatttaaaaaaaaattaatttttatttaattttaatttttatttaatttaatttttttattttcatttttaaataattttatttaatttattaatttaatttattttttattttaatttttttattttttaattttgttattcaatttaatttatttttattttatttaattaaaaattgttaaaattttatttttttattaaagaatttaagaagaatattttttta
The sequence above is drawn from the Culicoides brevitarsis isolate CSIRO-B50_1 chromosome 1, AGI_CSIRO_Cbre_v1, whole genome shotgun sequence genome and encodes:
- the LOC134827221 gene encoding uncharacterized protein LOC134827221, which translates into the protein MKFLSALLCLSVVAIVAAEFGHYVPKGFYTIDEDGNQSPMYFIESIPELFHRSRRQVNPGFQFPGFQPLPFPAFPQPGQGNFHGTSISSTINSNPSGGVGQRFGEENEQTIVTTVNKDGNVEETVTHIRPDGSTYTTHNRRGPNRGQQGQQGNKQQSSTSTSG